From the Magnetococcales bacterium genome, one window contains:
- a CDS encoding cbb3-type cytochrome c oxidase subunit 3 translates to MWLFSKQFALVWFFLIFVGVLLWVFWPSHRSRFEKAGESVLHDDDPPGTETKPTRE, encoded by the coding sequence ATGTGGCTCTTTTCCAAACAGTTTGCCCTGGTATGGTTCTTTCTGATCTTTGTGGGCGTGCTGCTCTGGGTCTTTTGGCCGAGCCATCGCAGCCGCTTCGAAAAAGCCGGAGAGAGCGTTCTGCACGACGATGATCCGCCCGGGACCGAAACGAAACCGACCAGGGAGTGA
- a CDS encoding FixH family protein — MTDFEQSRTECRHTPEELVGKEPWPKWILWLFLVVLGVNILMVLLAQGTFNGLSTRDSYAKGLAYNEVLNAQQAQEALGWQVKPLSLKPVVRQSSPLVIRITDRGGNPVRGISLKGSLYRPVQEGFDQNLAFDEGQPGEYRAMTTAPLPGWWEIRIQSVDPAFTWVERLQAVMRNEEEQR, encoded by the coding sequence ATGACTGATTTCGAGCAGAGCAGGACCGAATGCCGTCACACTCCGGAAGAGCTGGTGGGCAAGGAACCCTGGCCCAAGTGGATTCTATGGCTCTTTCTGGTGGTACTCGGCGTCAACATACTCATGGTTCTGTTGGCCCAAGGCACCTTCAACGGACTGAGTACCCGGGACTCTTACGCCAAGGGCTTGGCCTACAACGAGGTGCTGAATGCCCAGCAGGCCCAGGAAGCTCTGGGCTGGCAGGTCAAACCCCTCTCCCTGAAACCGGTGGTTCGGCAGAGTTCACCCCTGGTGATCCGGATCACGGATCGCGGCGGCAATCCGGTACGGGGCATCTCCCTGAAGGGATCGCTTTACCGACCGGTCCAGGAGGGTTTCGATCAGAACCTTGCCTTCGACGAGGGACAACCCGGAGAATATCGCGCCATGACCACGGCCCCGTTGCCGGGTTGGTGGGAAATTCGCATCCAAAGTGTCGATCCGGCATTCACCTGGGTGGAACGCCTGCAGGCCGTTATGCGGAATGAGGAGGAACAACGGTGA